From one Butyricimonas faecihominis genomic stretch:
- a CDS encoding NAD-dependent epimerase/dehydratase family protein, translating into MKKILIIGGDSFIAGQFIRKYVSTDSITCYSRRPTGYEKEIVVKAFRDMPVDAFSGFDAVINFAAIVHRPEVKDQELYDDVNYRMACLLAQKAKQAGVGQFVQMSTIAVFGSASRISETTPERPQTYYGSSKLKADKELMAMSDREFKAAIIRPPMAYGGGMAPGNMLRLIRLVNKHIPLPFGSARNSRDFINVKNLVEFIHLAVEKEVEGVFYPTDKVPYSTRNVVEEISRQLGVHTVNLPSPSIFLKLVEKVRPDLYQKLWGDVVIDRQLALSAIGYEPRYTLEDGIREMVESFKQQK; encoded by the coding sequence ATGAAAAAAATATTGATTATTGGAGGAGATAGTTTTATTGCCGGGCAATTTATAAGGAAATATGTATCAACGGATTCAATCACGTGTTACAGTCGCAGACCGACCGGGTACGAGAAAGAGATTGTTGTGAAAGCATTTCGAGATATGCCCGTTGACGCATTTTCAGGGTTTGATGCGGTAATAAATTTTGCAGCTATCGTACATCGTCCGGAAGTGAAAGACCAAGAACTTTATGATGATGTGAATTATCGGATGGCTTGTTTATTAGCTCAAAAAGCAAAACAAGCTGGAGTAGGCCAGTTTGTGCAGATGAGTACGATAGCCGTGTTTGGTAGTGCCAGTCGAATTTCTGAGACAACACCGGAAAGACCACAGACTTATTACGGAAGTTCTAAGCTTAAAGCAGATAAAGAGTTAATGGCAATGAGCGACCGGGAGTTTAAGGCTGCGATTATTCGTCCGCCGATGGCATACGGGGGTGGAATGGCTCCGGGTAATATGTTGCGTTTGATTCGTTTGGTAAATAAGCATATTCCGCTGCCTTTCGGTTCTGCCCGGAATAGTCGTGATTTTATTAATGTAAAAAATTTGGTTGAGTTTATTCATTTAGCCGTGGAGAAAGAGGTTGAGGGTGTGTTCTATCCGACGGATAAAGTTCCTTATTCTACGCGTAACGTGGTCGAGGAAATTTCTCGTCAATTGGGAGTACACACGGTAAATTTACCTTCTCCTTCTATATTCTTGAAACTGGTAGAGAAGGTTCGTCCTGATCTTTATCAGAAACTTTGGGGAGATGTGGTTATTGATCGTCAGTTAGCATTAAGTGCTATCGGTTACGAGCCTCGTTATACTTTGGAGGATGGGATTCGAGAGATGGTTGAATCGTTTAAGCAACAGAAATGA
- a CDS encoding Gfo/Idh/MocA family protein, whose amino-acid sequence MKNFALIGVAGYIAPRHLRAIKDTGNQLVAAYDKFDSVGIMDSYFPNCAFFTEMELFDRHCSKLKKTAERVDMVSICTPNYLHDAHIRYGLRLGADVICEKPLVLNPWNIDALEDVEKETGHKGYTILQLRLHESIKALKKKIEEGPKDKVYDVDLTYITSRGNWYYTSWKGDERKSGGVATNIGVHFYDMLSWIFGPVKENIVHVMSHDRVAGFLGLEKARVRYFLSINADNLPENAVQGEKRTYRSIRIEGEEFEFSQGFTELHTESYRKILAGEGFRIEEARNCIGIVHDIRHATPIGLKGDYHPLAKLPLVKHPFGWGR is encoded by the coding sequence ATGAAAAATTTTGCACTTATTGGCGTGGCGGGATATATCGCTCCAAGGCATTTGCGAGCCATAAAAGACACGGGGAATCAGTTGGTAGCTGCTTATGACAAGTTTGATAGCGTGGGTATCATGGATAGTTATTTCCCGAATTGTGCTTTTTTCACGGAGATGGAGTTGTTCGATCGTCATTGTTCAAAATTGAAGAAGACAGCCGAACGGGTGGACATGGTATCAATCTGTACGCCGAATTATTTGCATGATGCTCATATTCGTTATGGTTTGCGTTTGGGGGCTGACGTGATTTGCGAGAAACCGTTGGTATTGAATCCTTGGAATATAGATGCGTTGGAGGATGTGGAGAAAGAGACAGGACATAAAGGGTACACGATCCTGCAATTGCGTTTACACGAGTCAATAAAAGCTCTGAAAAAGAAGATCGAGGAAGGACCGAAAGACAAGGTGTATGACGTGGATTTGACTTATATTACTTCTCGCGGAAATTGGTATTATACGAGTTGGAAAGGGGACGAGCGGAAGAGTGGGGGTGTTGCCACGAATATTGGGGTCCATTTTTATGATATGTTGTCATGGATCTTTGGTCCGGTGAAGGAAAATATAGTACATGTGATGAGTCACGACCGGGTTGCCGGATTCTTGGGATTGGAAAAGGCTCGTGTACGTTATTTTTTGAGTATAAATGCTGATAATTTACCGGAAAATGCCGTGCAAGGGGAGAAAAGAACTTACCGTTCTATCCGTATTGAGGGGGAGGAATTTGAATTTAGTCAGGGATTCACGGAACTGCATACAGAGAGTTATCGGAAAATTCTGGCAGGAGAAGGGTTTCGTATAGAGGAAGCCCGTAATTGTATCGGGATAGTTCATGATATTCGACACGCAACCCCAATCGGTTTAAAAGGGGATTATCATCCTTTGGCTAAATTGCCATTGGTGAAACATCCTTTTGGTTGGGGAAGGTGA
- a CDS encoding FAD-binding and (Fe-S)-binding domain-containing protein — translation MIDFEQLARNMKGDVMTDSLHQMIYATDASAYREIPLAVVYPRDASDVKECIKFARKNGITLIPRAAGTSLAGQVVGNGVVVDVSRYMNHVLEINEKEHWVRVEPGVVLDELNMQVKSLGLFFGPETSTSNRCCLGGMVGNNSCGSHSLVYGSTRDHLLEAKVILSDGEEAWLKGMEKDEVRNKMAEDTLEGKIYRCSVEMLENNREEIIQHFPDPALRRRNSGYAIDQLLYSDYFDVVYEEKFNLCKLLAGSEGTLAFVTELKLNLVPLPPKEKAVICVHCRTLEEAFEGNLVALKHHPVAIELMDQNILELSKGNIEQNKNRFFVQGDPAAILIVELAQKSREEVDRVADQIEADMKMHGYGYHFPRVYGSDINRVWSLRKAGLGLLSGMPGNAKPVSVIEDTAVAPERLPAYMKDFGEMLERLGLKCVYHAHISTGELHLRPVLNLKEENDRVLFRRVAEETAKLVKKHRGSLSGEHGDGRLRGEFIPLLFGEKVYGLMQETKACWDPEGIFNARKIVNTPPMDTSLRYEVGDSNVTCRTYFDFSKEKGWLCAIEQCNGSGDCRKSYAFGGTMCPSFRATREESHTTRARANTLRELMTRPKTKKIYDQREILEVLDTCVSCKACKSECPSNVDIARFKAEFLQQHYDVCGVPMKAFLIARLTEIQRLGTILPWFYNAVVRNRMTGGMLKRMLHFAPERAIPTLYKTTLKHWLGRYRRKNRGEIVGRVFLFADEFTNYMDVEIGIKMIELLDRLGYEVIIPKHVESGRTAISKGMLKVAKGVARKNVLLLKSWVTENIPLVGIEPSCILSFRDEYPDLVGDDLKEEALRLGKNCLLYDEFFTREIRAGRIRAEQFTDQPLKIMLHGHCHQKSLASVEPSREMLSLPVNYSVEVIPSGCCGMAGAFGYEKKHYELSMKIGEQVLFPAVRDAGEDVCISAPGTSCRRQIKDGTGKQALHPIEVLYEALKCTKEK, via the coding sequence ATGATTGATTTTGAACAGTTAGCACGAAATATGAAGGGAGACGTGATGACGGATTCTCTTCATCAAATGATTTATGCGACAGACGCATCGGCTTATCGGGAGATACCGTTGGCTGTTGTATATCCTCGGGATGCCTCGGACGTGAAGGAATGTATCAAGTTTGCCAGAAAAAATGGGATTACATTGATTCCCCGTGCCGCGGGAACTTCTTTAGCGGGGCAGGTGGTAGGGAATGGGGTGGTCGTTGATGTGTCCCGGTATATGAATCACGTGCTAGAGATAAATGAAAAAGAGCATTGGGTTCGGGTTGAACCGGGGGTAGTGCTGGATGAATTGAATATGCAGGTAAAGTCGTTGGGATTGTTCTTTGGGCCGGAGACTTCTACTTCTAATCGTTGTTGTCTGGGAGGAATGGTGGGAAATAATTCGTGCGGTTCTCATTCTTTAGTGTATGGGAGTACCCGGGATCATCTTCTGGAGGCAAAAGTTATTTTGAGTGACGGGGAGGAGGCTTGGTTGAAGGGAATGGAGAAAGATGAGGTGAGGAATAAAATGGCGGAAGACACGTTGGAGGGAAAGATATACAGGTGTTCTGTGGAGATGTTGGAAAATAATAGAGAGGAGATTATTCAACATTTTCCGGACCCGGCTTTGCGGAGAAGAAATTCTGGGTATGCCATTGATCAATTGTTGTACTCGGATTACTTTGATGTTGTTTATGAGGAAAAGTTTAATTTGTGCAAGTTATTAGCCGGATCAGAAGGAACTCTGGCATTTGTGACCGAGTTGAAATTGAATCTTGTCCCGTTACCACCCAAAGAAAAGGCGGTAATTTGTGTACATTGCAGGACATTAGAGGAGGCGTTTGAGGGGAATCTGGTCGCATTGAAACACCACCCGGTGGCTATCGAGTTAATGGATCAGAATATATTAGAACTAAGTAAAGGAAATATAGAACAAAATAAGAACCGTTTTTTCGTTCAAGGTGATCCTGCTGCAATACTGATTGTTGAGTTGGCACAGAAAAGTAGGGAAGAGGTGGATCGGGTGGCAGACCAGATCGAAGCAGATATGAAGATGCACGGGTATGGGTATCATTTCCCGCGAGTGTACGGGAGTGATATTAATCGGGTGTGGAGTTTACGGAAGGCGGGACTAGGGTTGTTGTCCGGAATGCCGGGGAATGCGAAGCCCGTGTCCGTGATTGAGGATACAGCCGTGGCTCCGGAACGGTTACCTGCTTATATGAAGGATTTCGGGGAGATGCTGGAACGACTGGGATTGAAGTGCGTGTATCATGCACATATCAGTACGGGTGAGTTGCATTTACGTCCCGTGTTGAATTTGAAGGAGGAGAATGACCGGGTGTTATTCCGGCGTGTGGCGGAAGAGACGGCTAAGCTGGTGAAAAAGCATCGCGGCTCTTTAAGTGGAGAGCATGGTGACGGACGTTTACGAGGGGAGTTTATTCCATTGTTGTTCGGGGAGAAGGTGTATGGCTTGATGCAGGAGACTAAAGCTTGTTGGGACCCGGAGGGTATTTTTAACGCGAGGAAGATTGTGAATACGCCGCCCATGGATACCTCTCTTCGATATGAGGTAGGGGATTCGAACGTGACGTGTCGCACTTATTTTGATTTTTCAAAGGAAAAAGGTTGGTTGTGTGCTATTGAGCAATGTAATGGTTCGGGAGATTGTCGGAAATCATATGCTTTTGGTGGTACGATGTGTCCGAGTTTTCGGGCTACGAGAGAAGAGAGTCATACGACACGGGCTAGGGCGAATACGTTACGGGAGTTGATGACTCGTCCGAAAACGAAAAAGATATATGATCAGCGGGAGATTTTAGAAGTGTTAGATACCTGTGTTTCATGTAAAGCGTGTAAATCAGAATGTCCTTCTAACGTGGATATTGCTCGTTTTAAGGCAGAGTTCTTGCAACAGCATTATGATGTGTGCGGGGTTCCGATGAAGGCTTTTTTGATTGCCCGTTTGACAGAAATTCAGCGTTTGGGTACGATCTTACCGTGGTTTTATAATGCCGTCGTTCGAAACCGGATGACAGGCGGGATGTTGAAACGAATGTTGCATTTTGCCCCGGAGCGGGCGATTCCTACTCTTTATAAGACCACGTTGAAGCATTGGCTTGGTCGTTATCGGCGAAAGAATAGGGGTGAGATCGTGGGAAGAGTGTTTCTGTTTGCCGATGAGTTTACCAATTACATGGACGTGGAGATCGGGATAAAGATGATCGAATTGCTGGATCGGTTAGGGTATGAGGTTATTATACCGAAACACGTGGAAAGTGGACGGACAGCCATTTCGAAAGGTATGTTGAAGGTGGCGAAAGGGGTGGCCCGGAAGAATGTACTGTTGTTGAAAAGCTGGGTTACAGAAAATATTCCATTGGTAGGTATTGAGCCTTCGTGTATATTATCGTTCCGGGATGAATATCCGGATTTGGTAGGAGATGATTTGAAGGAAGAGGCCCTGAGGTTAGGAAAAAATTGCTTGTTGTATGACGAGTTTTTTACCCGGGAGATTCGTGCCGGAAGAATACGGGCAGAACAATTTACTGATCAACCGTTGAAGATTATGTTGCATGGGCATTGTCACCAAAAGTCGTTGGCCTCCGTTGAGCCTTCTAGAGAAATGTTATCTTTGCCAGTGAATTATAGCGTGGAGGTTATTCCTTCCGGATGTTGTGGGATGGCGGGAGCTTTCGGGTACGAGAAAAAACATTACGAGCTGTCCATGAAAATCGGGGAACAAGTGTTGTTTCCAGCTGTGAGGGATGCTGGGGAGGATGTTTGTATTTCAGCCCCGGGAACGAGTTGCCGACGACAAATAAAAGATGGTACGGGGAAACAGGCATTGCATCCGATAGAAGTTTTGTACGAGGCATTGAAATGTACGAAGGAAAAATAA
- a CDS encoding Wzz/FepE/Etk N-terminal domain-containing protein, with amino-acid sequence MEQEVKQANQMPQEEEIDLVEVVRKLWKNRKLILKITVVFMVLGVLVALFSPKEYTAGCTMVPQSGDKKVGGNLSGLASMVGINLGGASGGEVLSPTIYPKIVASIPFKKDLMATPLKFEGYDQPITLLDYYTKDEYQKFSLGGTIAKYTIGLPGVIINAIRGEDTTMISAGQGSAIQSLSKDEKKMSEMLNDMISLNVNDKDGYVQLSASLGEPLAVAQLAERAQELLQTYITDFKIEKVKSNLTFVEQQYDAAKKRYEKMQDSLARFRDANKSFSSAVAKTQEEALTNEYNLAYSVYSELAKQMEQAKIAVNETTPILTIVEPVVVPIERSKPKRGLICVLFTFLGGFAGVGTVLALPFVANVFGNDKLKRFIKE; translated from the coding sequence ATGGAACAGGAAGTAAAGCAGGCAAATCAGATGCCACAGGAGGAAGAAATTGATTTGGTCGAGGTGGTCCGGAAGTTGTGGAAAAACCGGAAACTGATACTGAAGATTACAGTCGTGTTTATGGTACTAGGGGTATTAGTGGCCCTGTTTAGTCCGAAAGAATATACTGCCGGATGTACGATGGTCCCTCAATCCGGGGATAAGAAAGTCGGTGGAAATTTGAGTGGACTGGCATCCATGGTCGGAATTAATTTAGGTGGGGCTTCTGGTGGTGAGGTTTTATCTCCGACAATTTATCCTAAAATTGTGGCAAGTATTCCCTTTAAGAAGGATTTGATGGCGACCCCGTTGAAGTTTGAAGGGTATGATCAACCGATCACGTTATTGGATTATTATACAAAGGATGAATACCAGAAATTTAGTTTGGGAGGTACAATTGCGAAATACACGATTGGTTTACCGGGAGTGATCATAAATGCAATTCGGGGAGAGGATACAACTATGATTTCTGCGGGTCAAGGGAGTGCGATTCAGTCTCTTTCAAAGGATGAGAAGAAGATGTCGGAGATGTTGAATGATATGATTTCTTTGAACGTGAATGATAAAGACGGTTACGTGCAATTGTCTGCGTCATTGGGAGAACCTTTGGCTGTAGCTCAGTTGGCTGAACGGGCTCAAGAGTTGTTACAGACGTATATTACGGATTTTAAAATCGAGAAGGTGAAGTCAAATTTGACTTTCGTGGAGCAACAATATGATGCTGCAAAAAAACGTTACGAGAAGATGCAGGATAGTTTGGCTCGTTTCAGAGATGCGAACAAGAGTTTTTCTTCTGCCGTGGCAAAGACTCAGGAGGAGGCTTTAACGAATGAGTATAATCTTGCTTATAGCGTGTATTCCGAGTTGGCAAAACAGATGGAACAGGCTAAGATTGCCGTGAATGAAACCACACCGATTTTGACGATCGTGGAACCTGTTGTAGTTCCGATTGAACGTTCTAAGCCTAAAAGGGGATTAATTTGCGTGTTGTTTACGTTCTTGGGAGGTTTTGCAGGAGTGGGTACGGTTTTGGCATTACCTTTCGTGGCTAATGTTTTTGGAAATGATAAATTGAAACGGTTTATAAAGGAATAA
- a CDS encoding glycosyltransferase, which translates to MKKILVMSSRAPYPLHSGGAIRTYQVIKLLSRIYTVDLVYITDDLKDETVSEMGRFCREVIPFPVRKMDYYLNVCKGLISNTLPLQVNYFYFDKVQSWVDRNIHKYDGVFCNNIRTAEYVRNKKGITKWLDFVDAISMNYEKAKKQETGLWRWLYKVDFTRCRRYEQMVLNAFTKCMIISEVDRDYILSKYKGEKDITVIGNYVDISEKVNLHKKNNYQLLFVGRMDYEPNVTAVNYFVENVYPLVENEIPEVIFYIVGISPSVAVKKLARVDKVVVTGFVEDVAIYMRESAIFVAPMRSGAGVQNKILQAMSIEGCVITTTIGREGIEVCHDELIVADDPVIMARQIVLLLRDSEKRKIIGKNARRYIENHLSEEVIYSKLRSFILDE; encoded by the coding sequence ATGAAAAAAATTTTAGTTATGAGCTCTCGGGCTCCTTATCCTTTACATAGTGGAGGAGCAATAAGAACTTATCAAGTAATTAAACTACTTTCAAGAATATATACAGTTGATTTGGTATATATAACGGATGATCTGAAGGATGAGACCGTTTCAGAGATGGGGCGTTTTTGTCGGGAAGTGATACCATTTCCTGTTCGGAAAATGGATTATTATTTAAATGTTTGTAAGGGATTAATCTCTAATACTCTTCCTTTGCAAGTTAATTATTTTTATTTCGATAAAGTTCAAAGTTGGGTAGATCGGAATATTCATAAATATGATGGCGTTTTTTGTAATAATATTCGTACTGCAGAATATGTGCGAAACAAAAAAGGTATTACTAAATGGCTTGATTTTGTTGATGCAATATCAATGAATTACGAGAAAGCTAAAAAACAAGAAACAGGATTGTGGCGTTGGCTTTACAAGGTCGATTTTACAAGATGTCGCCGTTATGAACAAATGGTTCTAAATGCCTTTACGAAATGTATGATTATTTCCGAGGTTGACCGTGATTATATTCTTTCAAAGTATAAAGGAGAAAAAGACATTACGGTTATTGGGAATTATGTAGATATTTCGGAAAAAGTGAATTTACACAAAAAAAATAATTATCAGTTACTTTTCGTAGGAAGAATGGATTATGAGCCTAATGTAACAGCTGTTAATTATTTTGTCGAGAATGTTTATCCTTTAGTCGAGAATGAAATCCCGGAAGTTATTTTTTATATTGTGGGAATATCTCCTAGTGTTGCGGTAAAAAAGTTGGCAAGAGTTGATAAAGTTGTTGTTACGGGGTTTGTTGAAGATGTTGCTATTTACATGCGGGAGTCTGCTATTTTTGTTGCACCAATGCGTTCTGGGGCAGGAGTTCAAAATAAAATATTGCAGGCAATGTCTATAGAAGGATGTGTTATTACAACTACGATAGGTCGAGAGGGGATAGAGGTGTGTCATGATGAGCTTATTGTAGCAGATGATCCAGTGATAATGGCTAGGCAAATTGTATTATTATTGCGTGATTCAGAAAAGAGAAAAATAATAGGAAAAAACGCAAGGAGATATATTGAAAATCATTTATCTGAGGAGGTTATTTATTCGAAGTTACGTTCTTTTATTTTGGATGAATAG
- a CDS encoding MraY family glycosyltransferase, which translates to MINWIYGFVLLLLFVLENIYFKIAKRYNILDVPNARSSHHTITLRGGGVIFYLGVLVHGLIFDFFAPWFLCGLTLVALVSFIDDMHPLSAKVRLLIQTFSLLLLLLQLGVHEVSWGYVVVALFVGLAILNIYNFMDGINGITGGYSLVAMLALWGINAFVFPIAPAGFIPVVILSLLVFNFYNFRSRAKCFSGDVGAISMAFIILFLLGGFIMHTGHVSALVFLAVYGVDGVLTIIHRILLKENIGQPHRKHLYQLLANEGKFAHLPVSLIYMGVQAVVNLGYLLVLVYVPEYTLIYFIISMVVLVAVYLPLRCKFYALREQV; encoded by the coding sequence ATGATAAATTGGATCTATGGATTTGTTCTCCTGCTCCTTTTCGTGCTGGAGAACATTTATTTTAAGATTGCCAAGAGGTATAATATTTTGGATGTTCCTAATGCAAGGAGTTCTCATCATACAATTACCCTACGAGGAGGTGGGGTGATTTTTTATTTAGGGGTACTTGTACATGGATTGATTTTTGATTTTTTTGCACCTTGGTTTTTATGCGGATTGACGTTGGTGGCTTTGGTGAGTTTTATTGATGATATGCACCCGCTTTCTGCAAAGGTTCGTCTTTTGATCCAGACCTTTTCTTTATTATTGCTGCTGTTGCAGTTAGGAGTCCACGAGGTCTCGTGGGGATACGTGGTTGTGGCTTTATTTGTTGGGTTAGCCATACTCAATATATATAATTTCATGGATGGTATTAACGGCATTACCGGAGGATATAGTCTGGTTGCCATGTTGGCGTTATGGGGAATCAATGCGTTTGTTTTCCCGATAGCGCCGGCGGGGTTTATTCCCGTGGTGATACTATCATTGCTGGTATTTAATTTTTATAATTTCCGTTCTCGTGCCAAATGTTTTTCCGGGGATGTAGGAGCCATATCAATGGCTTTTATTATACTTTTTTTGTTGGGTGGATTTATAATGCATACCGGACACGTGTCTGCATTAGTGTTTTTGGCAGTTTATGGGGTGGATGGGGTGCTGACGATTATCCATCGTATCTTGTTGAAAGAGAACATCGGACAACCACACCGGAAACATTTATACCAGTTGTTAGCTAACGAGGGAAAGTTTGCTCATTTGCCTGTTTCTTTGATCTACATGGGGGTACAGGCTGTTGTTAATTTGGGGTATTTGTTGGTGTTGGTATATGTTCCCGAGTATACATTGATTTATTTTATTATTTCTATGGTGGTGCTGGTGGCTGTTTATTTGCCTTTGAGATGTAAATTTTATGCGTTACGAGAGCAAGTATGA
- a CDS encoding SLBB domain-containing protein — MRFLIFIVLMLGVTGIACAQMTDAQVIEAVKSAQAQGKSQDEIILMLSQKGVTKEQVLRIKENYERENAGKQGGLAQENRERIETISLENRDVVLVTEGDKNSIFGRNLFSNKNLTFEPSLNIPTPENYVLGPGDEVIIDIWGNSEATVRQVISPEGSINVSNIGPIYLNGKRIQEASSYLKTMFSRIYSDLASENPSTFLKVSLGQIRSIQVNVMGEIVMPGTYMLPSLATVFHALYAAGGVNNVGTLRDVVLYRNGKAFKHVDVYDYIMNGNNSFDITLQDGDLINVGTYEKIVTVAGKVKRPMRYEMKGEESLSKLLEYAGGFTSDAYKKNVNVSRKGDSEFQIYTVDNEDFVDFTLADGDSVMIDPIISRYENRVTVTGAVYRPGNYAINNSIKTVKDLINVVEGPREDAFLNRTILYREKEDLSQEMLAVDLGKLLRGEIDDIPLKKNDRLYVPSATELRGDYVIDIRGEVKNPRKYPFVDNMTLEDAVLQAGGLLESASMVRVDVSRRIKSPNSTEEAPAEAELFTFGLKNGLVVEGDPEFTLEPFDEIYVRRSPGYREQQNVMVNGEVLYPGVYAKRSSNDRLSDIVKRAGGVTSKAYVNGARLLRRMNADELARVSSALQLAKHSSRDSLVIDSMSLEKVYYVGIDLKKALENPGGEADLVLREGDVLHVSNYVNTVKISGAVMHPNAVTYHKKMKYKDYVENAGGYSVDAKKRRAYVLYPNGTLAVCKGNRTKIEPGCEIIVPLKSMNKNRMGLPEILSLASSTTSIAAMVTAILNNTK; from the coding sequence ATGAGATTTTTAATTTTTATTGTACTTATGCTTGGCGTCACGGGAATTGCTTGTGCGCAGATGACCGATGCGCAAGTTATTGAAGCCGTGAAGTCCGCACAGGCTCAAGGAAAAAGTCAAGACGAGATTATTTTGATGTTATCGCAAAAAGGCGTCACGAAAGAGCAGGTGTTGAGAATTAAGGAGAATTACGAGAGAGAAAATGCAGGAAAGCAGGGAGGTTTGGCTCAAGAAAATAGAGAGCGTATTGAAACTATCTCGTTAGAGAATCGGGATGTGGTGTTGGTTACAGAAGGGGATAAGAATAGTATTTTCGGGCGGAATTTGTTTAGTAATAAAAATTTAACTTTTGAACCGAGTTTGAATATTCCTACACCGGAGAATTATGTGTTGGGGCCAGGAGACGAGGTTATCATTGATATATGGGGAAATTCGGAAGCGACTGTTCGGCAGGTGATATCCCCGGAGGGGAGTATAAATGTATCGAATATAGGACCGATTTATTTGAATGGAAAACGGATTCAAGAGGCATCTTCTTATTTAAAAACGATGTTTAGTCGTATATATTCAGATTTAGCGTCAGAAAATCCATCAACATTTTTGAAAGTGTCGTTGGGACAAATTCGAAGTATTCAAGTGAACGTGATGGGGGAGATTGTCATGCCCGGGACCTATATGTTACCCTCTTTGGCAACGGTGTTTCACGCGTTGTACGCGGCAGGAGGTGTAAATAACGTGGGAACTTTGCGGGATGTCGTGTTGTATCGGAATGGAAAAGCCTTTAAGCACGTGGATGTTTATGATTATATCATGAATGGTAATAATAGTTTTGATATTACTTTGCAGGATGGTGATTTGATTAACGTGGGTACTTACGAGAAAATTGTCACTGTGGCTGGTAAAGTGAAACGTCCGATGCGTTACGAGATGAAGGGAGAGGAGAGTCTGAGTAAATTATTGGAGTATGCTGGGGGATTTACTAGTGATGCTTACAAGAAGAATGTGAATGTGAGCCGTAAGGGAGATTCCGAGTTTCAAATATATACTGTAGATAACGAAGATTTTGTTGATTTTACGTTGGCTGACGGTGATTCTGTTATGATTGATCCGATCATAAGTCGATACGAAAATCGCGTAACCGTGACAGGAGCGGTATATCGTCCCGGAAATTACGCGATAAATAATTCCATAAAGACAGTGAAGGATTTGATAAACGTGGTGGAAGGACCGCGGGAAGATGCCTTTTTAAATAGAACTATTTTATATCGAGAGAAAGAGGATTTAAGTCAAGAAATGCTTGCTGTTGATCTGGGAAAATTGTTAAGGGGTGAGATCGACGATATTCCATTGAAAAAGAATGACCGTTTGTATGTACCTTCAGCAACAGAATTGCGGGGAGATTACGTGATTGACATTCGGGGAGAGGTGAAGAATCCTCGAAAATATCCTTTCGTGGATAATATGACGTTGGAGGATGCAGTGTTACAAGCCGGTGGTTTGTTGGAGTCTGCCTCTATGGTACGGGTGGATGTTTCCCGAAGAATAAAGTCTCCTAATAGTACGGAGGAAGCTCCGGCTGAGGCTGAATTATTTACATTTGGTTTGAAGAATGGTTTGGTTGTGGAGGGAGATCCTGAATTTACACTTGAACCTTTTGATGAGATATATGTTCGTCGTTCCCCGGGATACCGTGAACAGCAGAACGTGATGGTGAATGGCGAGGTTCTTTACCCTGGTGTATACGCAAAGCGTTCATCCAATGATCGTCTTTCTGATATTGTAAAACGGGCTGGCGGGGTTACTTCCAAAGCCTACGTGAATGGGGCTCGTTTGTTGCGTCGGATGAATGCTGATGAATTGGCAAGAGTTAGTTCTGCTTTGCAGTTAGCTAAACATTCCAGTCGTGATTCTTTAGTGATAGATAGTATGTCTTTGGAAAAGGTTTATTACGTGGGAATCGATTTAAAAAAAGCATTGGAAAATCCGGGAGGTGAGGCGGACTTGGTACTTCGTGAAGGTGATGTGTTGCACGTTTCTAATTACGTGAATACAGTTAAGATTAGTGGTGCGGTGATGCATCCTAATGCTGTAACTTATCACAAGAAAATGAAATATAAGGATTACGTGGAAAATGCCGGAGGGTATAGTGTTGATGCGAAAAAACGAAGGGCATATGTGCTTTATCCAAACGGGACGCTTGCCGTATGCAAGGGAAATCGTACAAAGATAGAGCCGGGATGCGAGATTATTGTTCCGTTGAAATCCATGAACAAAAATCGGATGGGCTTACCGGAAATTTTGAGTTTGGCATCATCAACGACTTCGATAGCGGCAATGGTTACTGCAATTCTTAACAACACGAAATAG